A genomic window from Nocardioides jiangxiensis includes:
- a CDS encoding AAA family ATPase — protein MSLTTDQAHWFRQTFDKMADNVEKAVLGKRHIVKLALTCLLAEGHLLLEDYPGTGKTQMARALANTIQGTNSRIQFTPDLLPSDVTGVTVYDQNKGGFEFHPGPIFHSIVLADEINRASPKTQSALLEVMEEGRVTVDGTTHSVGKPFMVIATQNPIEQAGTYRLPEAQLDRFLMKTSVGYPDEASTVDLLLNASVRDRATLVEPIITSATVAQMAELGDKVHVDAAIVRYVSQLAEESRRHPHVKLGLSVRGCLAFVRVAKVWALADGRDHLIPDDIKDLAVPVLCHRLLLDAEAQFNGVTVEQVISQLLDDVAPPSERVA, from the coding sequence ATGTCCCTCACCACCGACCAGGCCCACTGGTTCCGCCAGACCTTCGACAAGATGGCCGACAACGTGGAGAAGGCCGTCCTCGGCAAGCGCCACATCGTCAAGCTCGCGCTGACCTGCCTCCTGGCCGAGGGCCACCTCCTGCTGGAGGACTACCCGGGCACCGGCAAGACGCAGATGGCCCGTGCCCTGGCCAACACCATCCAGGGCACCAACTCGCGCATCCAGTTCACCCCGGACCTCCTCCCGTCCGACGTGACGGGTGTGACGGTGTACGACCAGAACAAGGGCGGCTTCGAGTTCCACCCCGGCCCGATCTTCCACAGCATCGTGCTCGCCGACGAGATCAACCGCGCCTCGCCGAAGACCCAGTCGGCCCTGCTCGAGGTCATGGAGGAGGGCCGGGTGACCGTCGACGGCACGACCCACAGCGTGGGCAAGCCGTTCATGGTGATCGCCACGCAGAACCCCATCGAGCAGGCCGGCACCTACCGCCTGCCCGAGGCGCAGCTCGACCGCTTCCTGATGAAGACCTCGGTCGGCTACCCGGACGAGGCCTCCACGGTGGACCTGCTGCTCAACGCCTCCGTGCGTGACCGCGCCACGCTCGTCGAGCCGATCATCACCTCGGCCACCGTTGCGCAGATGGCCGAGCTCGGCGACAAGGTCCACGTCGACGCCGCGATCGTCCGCTACGTCTCCCAGCTGGCCGAGGAGTCGCGACGCCACCCCCACGTCAAGCTCGGCCTGTCGGTCCGTGGCTGCCTCGCGTTCGTGCGTGTCGCCAAGGTCTGGGCGCTCGCCGACGGCCGTGACCACCTGATCCCCGACGACATCAAGGACCTCGCGGTCCCGGTGCTCTGTCACCGGCTCCTCCTCGACGCCGAGGCGCAGTTCAACGGCGTGACGGTCGAGCAGGTCATCAGCCAGCTCCTCGACGACGTCGCGCCGCCGAGCGAGCGGGTCGCCTGA
- a CDS encoding Ig-like domain-containing protein, whose protein sequence is MTVASWTALAVVSGVLVTYAVNADGYPVHKAELNDGGVWVTNQAMGAVGRQNVPVAQIDGRVFDGSEFTSNPNLDVLQDGSAVISVNRASSLLLPIDAAMATGLDEQAVTSAGSDTLFGGGSIGALDPSTGTLWASTVDPDSGTAQLTGLTKDAKPVATVGGGAIGAAGTDGTLYAASGEDGKVVTLRRAADTFEKPEVDDLSGDHEGGLAQMTVVGGTPVLVDEKGNLLTPSDSLGNVGAGARLQQSGPGSDDVLVATPDALVAVAVDGGGKREVAKVGAQTSVAAPVEMANGCAFAAWGSGETGTLVSACGDAKASVNTFDIHDGSELVFRVNRNQIVLNDEKSGMTWTVTDSEPQLISNWEAFRQETSKKDDDKSHKTESKTTQPPQAKTDELGARDGRTTVLNVLDNDLIASDGILSIVDVKGVTRDDVHVRIAPDRQSLLATVDPGASGVASFRYTISDGTGKKTSQDDGEVRLTLRNDNGSGKPALREHAEAHTYPVAAGGVVEMAVTPDWRDKQYGDPVVVQSVKASGDLDVSTTALGLIRAEASAGSKGGVQTISYSVTTGGVTVPGSVKVDVVPAGTRTEPATAEPDVVSGEAGGPITLKPLDNDIPGADGSDAGAKLALAGRVAPTGGLDVDTDLESGEVTITGSRPGTYFLDYRAGFGAAARADGKIRVDITAPTPEGNRPVATPDVSAVHGLSPVTIDVLANDFDPRGRMLVVQNAEPSSPDSQLEVAVIDGRWVRVNAVDGTMSPKSQSVTYTISNGDATAEGSINVTQRDALSGKENAPIPQTDRITVRAGDTAAAPVLDNDATPSGDPVGLVLDASVEPIGELRVLPKVGTAYVSGRQVRYVAPADVSGPTDVDVQYVVENTGDPTAETAVGTLKVHITPAPSAKNPDLAPTPRALEGRVVQGDLVTLKLPPTGSDPDGDSVAVTGVATAPKLGRILAFGANSLTYQAYPDASGTDDFTYEVTDQFGESAIGHARVGVVQAGEPQAPVAVNDSWLADPSRTVDVDALGNDLRTPGTRVDILPLEDHGTDAKLQSDQGPVSVHAPDDGKTRNVIYTISNGLAESRGVVSIEGRKGYDNPPVTRDLFATPKAGADTVEVNVLAAVFDVDGPEDKMKLDEVTGVGESKDGEKPPIHDGKVTIPVKDVAQVLAYRVLDDEGAAAAGAIYVPAKPTGTPYLKPGASISMDPSSTTDVDLSDLVEDPEGDPVVLTTVDGISASPADRLSVKGKDKDTLTLTSTKSEGPGSVVFEVSDRAKLTDPEAHTAFISVPVQVGELKPVINCPSLPIDVPEGGVSKSIDIASVCHVWTSDPRQARDLTFTADWKQEVTGVDVSTDGGSVQLKASADAHRGDTGVIAVGAKGYSASGKLLVRVVALPAPKLAPIQLDTEAGKPVTVDVARYVTSPLPSSSRDIKVTSVSAQGGASATSSVEGSKVTFTPQPDTDGVMRYRLEVSDVGGSTTSGRPKATGEVELAVVARPDAPSGLAAGQEMLANTVALTWHTPDNNGKRIDGYEVQYSGPSSGTFHCSGTPCRVTGLKNGDPYTFKVRAHNATQQNGGWSEWSNTAKATPDALTGPPLDPAVVLQRDNALTVKWSKPAPCDCSDVQKYRVSWPGGVRDLSAGTLQTTVPAPNGDVITVRIMALNKKGIQTNNGPSTSVTGTGAGKPAAPGAPSLSPTNRPGNASKAINISWSPVGANGPGPVAYQVERSGGPGTTIVCAWATGTSCNDEVANDGTVYSYRVQAKNAEADSPRETTAAGKATHISDWGNASQIEASAPPNAPVITSLKPTGQDGTATITFDVGASHGRSNTVTCESSAGACGTWTFPTAGQSGVTRTLSGFPDGSTTTVTLRECNGGAANMCATSNSAQVVTYGPIGAVSINATPDSPATGDRTTNWSISVDPNGAPVHWTVRSSVNGVIAQGDSGNGPFNKSGGETLGYSQSVTYTVTVTDASGHGRAGRSDSDGARTGANPPPPLSVSVSKGASCSGSGCPGAQSACAATCWWIDVTTSGFSGGVSCDLHNVSDGSVWWSWSQGGNTTANSGAWNGKTNGFYATCSRSGEYARSANAW, encoded by the coding sequence GTGACGGTCGCGTCGTGGACGGCGCTGGCGGTCGTCTCGGGCGTCCTGGTCACCTACGCGGTCAACGCTGACGGCTACCCGGTGCACAAGGCCGAGCTGAACGACGGCGGCGTCTGGGTGACCAACCAGGCGATGGGCGCGGTCGGTCGGCAGAACGTGCCGGTCGCGCAGATCGACGGGCGCGTCTTCGACGGCAGCGAGTTCACCTCCAACCCCAACCTCGACGTCCTCCAGGACGGCTCGGCGGTCATCTCGGTGAACCGGGCCTCCAGCTTGCTGCTCCCCATCGACGCTGCGATGGCGACGGGCCTCGACGAGCAGGCGGTCACGTCCGCCGGCTCGGACACCCTCTTCGGCGGCGGCAGCATCGGTGCCCTCGACCCCTCCACCGGCACGCTCTGGGCCTCGACGGTCGACCCCGACAGTGGCACCGCCCAGCTCACGGGACTCACCAAGGACGCCAAGCCGGTGGCCACCGTCGGCGGCGGAGCGATCGGTGCCGCCGGCACCGACGGCACCCTCTACGCCGCGTCCGGCGAGGACGGCAAGGTCGTCACGCTGCGCCGCGCGGCGGACACGTTCGAGAAGCCCGAGGTCGACGACCTCTCCGGCGACCACGAGGGTGGCCTCGCACAGATGACGGTGGTCGGCGGCACGCCGGTGCTGGTCGACGAGAAGGGCAACCTGCTCACGCCCTCCGACTCCCTCGGCAACGTCGGCGCCGGCGCCCGCCTCCAGCAGTCCGGTCCGGGGAGCGACGACGTGCTCGTGGCGACGCCCGACGCGCTGGTCGCCGTCGCGGTCGACGGCGGCGGCAAGCGCGAGGTAGCCAAGGTCGGTGCCCAGACCTCCGTCGCGGCCCCTGTCGAGATGGCCAACGGGTGCGCGTTCGCGGCCTGGGGGAGCGGCGAGACCGGCACGCTGGTCTCGGCGTGCGGTGACGCCAAGGCGTCGGTCAACACGTTCGACATCCACGACGGTTCCGAGCTGGTCTTCCGGGTGAACCGCAACCAGATCGTCCTCAACGACGAGAAGAGCGGCATGACCTGGACGGTCACCGACTCCGAGCCGCAGCTGATCTCCAACTGGGAGGCGTTCCGCCAGGAGACCAGCAAGAAGGACGACGACAAGTCGCACAAGACCGAGTCGAAGACCACGCAGCCACCGCAGGCCAAGACCGACGAGCTCGGCGCCCGCGACGGCCGTACGACGGTGCTCAACGTCCTCGACAACGACCTGATCGCCTCCGACGGGATCCTCTCGATCGTCGACGTCAAGGGCGTCACCCGTGATGACGTCCACGTGCGCATCGCTCCGGACCGCCAGTCGCTGCTCGCGACGGTCGACCCGGGCGCGAGTGGCGTCGCGAGCTTCCGCTACACGATCAGCGACGGCACCGGGAAGAAGACCTCGCAGGACGACGGCGAGGTCAGGCTGACCCTGCGCAACGACAACGGCAGCGGCAAGCCCGCGCTCCGTGAGCACGCCGAGGCGCACACCTACCCCGTCGCAGCCGGCGGCGTGGTGGAGATGGCGGTGACCCCCGACTGGCGCGACAAGCAGTACGGCGACCCGGTCGTCGTCCAGTCCGTGAAGGCGAGTGGTGACCTCGACGTGAGCACCACCGCGCTGGGCCTGATCCGCGCCGAGGCGTCGGCGGGAAGCAAGGGCGGCGTCCAGACGATCAGCTACTCCGTCACCACCGGTGGGGTGACCGTGCCCGGCTCGGTGAAGGTCGACGTCGTCCCGGCGGGCACCCGCACCGAGCCGGCGACGGCGGAGCCGGACGTCGTCTCCGGCGAGGCCGGCGGCCCGATCACGCTCAAGCCGCTCGACAACGACATCCCGGGTGCCGACGGCTCCGATGCCGGGGCGAAGCTCGCGCTCGCCGGACGCGTCGCGCCGACCGGTGGCCTCGACGTCGACACCGACCTGGAGTCCGGCGAGGTCACCATCACCGGCTCGCGGCCCGGCACGTACTTCCTCGACTACCGCGCCGGCTTCGGGGCGGCCGCGCGCGCCGACGGCAAGATCCGCGTCGACATCACCGCCCCGACCCCCGAGGGCAACCGCCCGGTGGCCACTCCCGACGTCTCAGCGGTGCACGGCCTGTCGCCGGTGACGATCGACGTGCTCGCCAACGACTTCGACCCGCGCGGCCGCATGCTCGTCGTGCAGAACGCCGAGCCGTCCAGCCCCGACAGCCAGCTCGAGGTGGCTGTCATCGACGGCCGCTGGGTCCGGGTCAACGCCGTCGACGGCACCATGTCGCCGAAGAGCCAGTCGGTGACCTACACGATCAGCAACGGCGACGCGACCGCTGAGGGGTCGATCAACGTCACCCAGCGCGACGCCCTCTCCGGCAAGGAGAACGCCCCGATCCCGCAGACGGACCGGATCACGGTGCGGGCCGGCGACACGGCGGCCGCGCCGGTCCTCGACAACGACGCGACGCCGTCGGGTGACCCGGTGGGCCTGGTGCTGGACGCGTCGGTCGAGCCGATCGGTGAGCTCCGGGTGCTGCCGAAGGTGGGCACGGCGTACGTGTCGGGCCGCCAGGTCCGCTACGTCGCCCCGGCTGACGTGAGCGGTCCGACGGATGTCGATGTCCAGTACGTCGTCGAGAACACCGGCGACCCGACCGCGGAGACCGCGGTGGGGACGCTCAAGGTGCACATCACGCCGGCGCCGTCGGCGAAGAACCCGGACCTGGCGCCGACCCCGCGGGCCCTGGAGGGTCGTGTGGTGCAGGGCGACCTGGTGACGCTGAAGCTGCCGCCGACCGGGTCGGACCCGGATGGTGACTCCGTGGCAGTGACGGGCGTGGCCACGGCGCCGAAGCTGGGACGGATCCTGGCGTTCGGTGCGAACTCGCTGACCTACCAGGCGTATCCGGATGCGAGCGGCACCGACGACTTCACCTACGAGGTGACCGACCAGTTCGGCGAGTCCGCCATCGGCCATGCCCGCGTGGGCGTGGTGCAGGCCGGCGAGCCGCAGGCCCCGGTGGCGGTCAACGACTCCTGGCTGGCCGACCCCTCGCGCACCGTCGACGTCGACGCCCTCGGCAACGACCTGCGCACGCCCGGCACGCGCGTCGACATCCTGCCCCTCGAGGACCACGGCACCGACGCGAAGCTGCAGTCCGACCAGGGCCCCGTGAGCGTGCACGCTCCCGACGACGGCAAGACCCGCAACGTCATCTACACGATCAGCAACGGCCTCGCCGAGTCGCGCGGTGTCGTCTCCATCGAGGGACGCAAGGGCTACGACAACCCGCCCGTCACCCGGGACCTCTTCGCCACCCCCAAGGCGGGCGCGGACACCGTCGAGGTCAACGTCCTCGCTGCCGTCTTCGACGTGGACGGACCCGAGGACAAGATGAAGCTCGACGAGGTCACCGGCGTCGGCGAGTCGAAGGACGGCGAGAAGCCGCCCATCCACGACGGCAAGGTCACCATCCCCGTCAAGGACGTGGCGCAGGTGCTCGCCTACCGGGTGCTGGACGACGAGGGTGCCGCTGCGGCGGGTGCGATCTACGTGCCGGCGAAGCCGACGGGCACTCCGTACCTGAAGCCGGGTGCGTCGATCTCCATGGATCCCTCCTCGACCACGGACGTCGACCTGAGCGACCTGGTGGAGGATCCCGAGGGTGACCCGGTGGTGCTGACCACGGTCGACGGCATCAGCGCGTCGCCGGCCGACCGCCTGTCGGTGAAGGGCAAGGACAAGGACACGCTGACGCTGACCTCGACGAAGAGCGAGGGCCCCGGCTCGGTGGTGTTCGAGGTGTCGGACCGGGCGAAGCTGACGGACCCCGAGGCGCACACGGCGTTCATCTCGGTGCCGGTGCAGGTCGGTGAGCTGAAGCCGGTGATCAACTGTCCGTCGTTGCCGATCGACGTCCCCGAGGGCGGGGTGAGCAAGTCGATCGACATCGCCTCGGTCTGCCACGTGTGGACGAGCGACCCGCGCCAGGCCCGCGACCTGACCTTCACGGCCGACTGGAAGCAGGAGGTCACGGGCGTCGACGTCTCGACCGACGGCGGCTCCGTGCAGCTGAAGGCGAGCGCCGATGCGCACCGTGGCGACACCGGCGTCATCGCCGTGGGCGCCAAGGGATACAGCGCCTCCGGCAAGCTGCTGGTGCGGGTGGTCGCCCTGCCGGCACCGAAGCTCGCCCCGATCCAGCTCGACACCGAGGCCGGCAAGCCGGTCACGGTCGACGTCGCGCGCTACGTCACCTCGCCGCTGCCGTCGAGCAGCCGGGACATCAAGGTCACGTCCGTGTCCGCCCAGGGCGGTGCCTCCGCGACGAGCTCCGTCGAGGGAAGCAAGGTCACCTTCACGCCGCAGCCCGACACCGATGGCGTCATGCGCTACCGCCTCGAGGTCAGCGACGTCGGCGGCAGCACCACGAGCGGCCGTCCGAAGGCGACCGGCGAGGTCGAGCTCGCCGTCGTCGCCCGCCCCGACGCACCGTCGGGTCTCGCGGCCGGACAGGAGATGCTCGCCAACACGGTCGCCCTCACGTGGCACACCCCCGACAACAACGGCAAGCGGATCGACGGCTACGAGGTCCAGTACTCCGGACCCTCCAGCGGCACGTTCCACTGCTCCGGCACGCCGTGCCGCGTCACCGGGCTCAAGAACGGCGACCCCTACACGTTCAAGGTCCGCGCCCACAACGCCACGCAGCAGAACGGCGGCTGGTCGGAGTGGAGCAACACCGCCAAGGCGACGCCCGACGCGCTGACCGGCCCGCCGCTCGACCCGGCCGTCGTCCTGCAGCGCGACAACGCGCTGACGGTGAAGTGGTCGAAGCCGGCTCCCTGTGACTGCTCCGACGTGCAGAAGTACCGCGTCTCGTGGCCCGGCGGCGTGCGCGACCTGTCCGCGGGCACGCTCCAGACCACCGTCCCGGCCCCCAACGGGGACGTGATCACGGTCAGGATCATGGCGCTCAACAAGAAGGGCATCCAGACCAACAACGGCCCGTCGACCAGCGTCACGGGCACCGGTGCCGGCAAGCCGGCCGCGCCGGGCGCCCCCTCGCTGTCGCCGACCAACCGCCCGGGCAACGCGTCGAAGGCGATCAACATCTCGTGGTCCCCGGTCGGAGCCAACGGCCCCGGTCCGGTCGCCTACCAGGTCGAGCGCAGCGGTGGCCCCGGCACCACGATCGTCTGTGCCTGGGCCACCGGCACCTCCTGCAACGACGAGGTCGCCAACGACGGCACGGTCTACAGCTACCGGGTCCAGGCCAAGAACGCCGAGGCCGACTCCCCGCGGGAGACCACGGCAGCCGGCAAGGCCACGCACATCTCCGACTGGGGCAACGCCTCGCAGATCGAGGCCTCGGCCCCGCCCAACGCACCGGTGATCACCAGCCTCAAGCCGACCGGCCAGGACGGCACGGCGACGATCACCTTCGACGTCGGTGCCTCGCACGGCAGGTCCAACACGGTCACGTGTGAGTCGAGCGCGGGCGCCTGTGGCACCTGGACGTTCCCGACCGCCGGCCAGAGCGGTGTCACCCGCACCCTGAGCGGATTCCCGGACGGCAGCACCACGACGGTGACGCTGCGGGAGTGCAACGGCGGCGCGGCCAACATGTGCGCGACCTCGAACTCCGCGCAGGTGGTCACGTACGGGCCGATCGGTGCGGTGTCGATCAACGCGACCCCGGACAGCCCGGCGACCGGCGACCGGACCACCAACTGGTCGATCTCGGTGGATCCCAACGGTGCTCCCGTGCACTGGACCGTCCGCAGCTCGGTGAACGGCGTGATCGCGCAGGGCGACTCGGGCAACGGCCCGTTCAACAAGTCCGGCGGCGAGACCCTCGGCTACTCGCAGAGCGTGACCTACACCGTGACGGTCACCGACGCGAGCGGCCACGGACGTGCCGGCAGGAGCGACTCCGACGGGGCACGCACCGGCGCCAACCCACCGCCGCCCCTGAGCGTGTCGGTCAGCAAGGGCGCGTCGTGCTCCGGCTCGGGCTGCCCGGGCGCCCAGAGCGCCTGTGCCGCCACCTGCTGGTGGATCGACGTCACGACCAGCGGCTTCAGTGGCGGCGTCTCGTGCGACCTGCACAACGTCTCCGACGGATCCGTCTGGTGGAGCTGGTCGCAGGGTGGCAACACCACCGCGAACAGCGGCGCCTGGAACGGCAAGACCAACGGGTTCTACGCCACCTGCTCACGCTCCGGCGAGTACGCCAGATCTGCCAACGCCTGGTGA
- a CDS encoding PP2C family protein-serine/threonine phosphatase, producing the protein MAVQLEMGAASHVGAVRALNEDACLAATHLAVVADGMGGHARGDVASRLTVDAFRPLAGRRDLSADDVRRAVVAANAALLADARTNPEHDGMGTTLTGIALIDHFGSPHWLVFNVGDSRVYRLGDGGIRLLTHDHSEVQELVDAGRLTDEQARIHPLRNIVTRSLGSDPAPEVDVWIFPPAAGDTFLLCSDGLTNELDDATILQIGRDSASPESGAARLVAAAVEAGGRDNVTAVIVRLPGTDLADDAALATTGPRARFLEDER; encoded by the coding sequence GTGGCTGTGCAGCTGGAGATGGGGGCGGCGTCCCACGTCGGCGCGGTCCGGGCCCTCAACGAGGACGCCTGCCTGGCCGCCACGCACCTGGCCGTGGTCGCCGACGGCATGGGCGGGCACGCGCGCGGCGACGTCGCGAGCCGACTCACCGTCGACGCGTTCCGTCCCCTCGCCGGTCGCCGCGACCTCTCCGCCGACGACGTACGCCGTGCGGTCGTCGCCGCCAACGCGGCCCTCCTCGCCGACGCCCGGACCAACCCGGAGCACGACGGCATGGGGACGACGCTGACCGGCATCGCCCTGATCGACCACTTCGGCTCTCCGCACTGGCTGGTCTTCAACGTCGGCGACTCGCGGGTCTACCGCCTCGGCGACGGCGGCATCCGGCTGCTCACCCACGACCACTCCGAGGTCCAGGAGCTCGTGGACGCCGGCCGGCTGACCGATGAGCAGGCGCGCATCCACCCGCTCCGCAACATCGTGACCCGGTCCCTGGGCTCCGACCCCGCGCCCGAGGTCGACGTCTGGATCTTCCCCCCGGCCGCGGGCGACACGTTCCTGCTGTGCTCGGACGGCCTCACCAACGAGCTCGACGACGCCACGATCCTGCAGATCGGCCGCGACTCCGCCTCCCCCGAGTCGGGAGCGGCACGGCTGGTCGCAGCGGCGGTCGAGGCCGGCGGCCGCGACAACGTCACGGCAGTCATCGTGCGCCTGCCCGGCACCGACCTCGCCGACGACGCCGCACTGGCGACGACCGGCCCACGCGCCCGCTTCCTGGAGGACGAGCGATGA
- a CDS encoding FHA domain-containing protein — MTTTFTPGEAVAICGESARMLVGIRIDDPRLPQLWDAVRPSSATAVDGVLGLLLDEGFGAMPAFAVVTGDAATARVVVRHPAVVEAVVDGTPVTLTATPGGTWADVTLEGATSFVLRADAGVGTTVQLPLHVGVTPAGAVTVAVASADAALAPDEAAPIASPTVDEERSQGEVAAATPPRATTPGAPQREPVTAPAEDVPDDVADELDEPTGDAADDPDPLAARAQTFHALLTSDTSDRDALLAQLAEEPAEPDAPATTAVDEEVSAPATSLTAVWKADDPVASDDQTDEADEPEEAATPAAGSAPAPAPAPSNGLIDGVPWLRGDWTPPPAEERRAPSFETPARPAPPPAPAAKQPEPAAEGREQQTLNRADLLKELGSAGIVGPSVLAVDCPAGHPTPAHEPTCRLCGTPVSDSQEPRQIPRPALGALVLANGDRLVLDKDAVLGRAPFEPEGSTERPHLLRVGESGEISRQHARITLDGWHVIVRDLGTANGTTLTLPGGSPQQLRAHEDYQLENGAEIGIADIVTLRYEVRP, encoded by the coding sequence ATGACCACCACGTTCACGCCCGGCGAGGCCGTGGCGATCTGCGGCGAGAGTGCCCGGATGCTCGTCGGCATCCGGATCGACGACCCGCGCCTCCCCCAGCTCTGGGACGCCGTCCGGCCGTCGTCCGCGACCGCCGTCGACGGTGTGCTCGGGCTGCTGCTCGACGAAGGCTTCGGCGCGATGCCGGCCTTCGCGGTCGTCACCGGTGACGCCGCGACCGCCCGGGTCGTGGTCCGCCACCCCGCGGTGGTCGAGGCGGTCGTGGACGGCACGCCCGTCACGCTGACCGCGACCCCCGGTGGGACCTGGGCCGACGTGACCCTCGAGGGCGCCACGTCGTTCGTGCTGCGGGCGGACGCGGGGGTCGGCACCACGGTCCAGCTGCCGCTTCACGTCGGTGTCACGCCTGCGGGCGCGGTCACGGTGGCGGTGGCCTCTGCGGATGCCGCGCTCGCGCCGGACGAGGCCGCCCCGATCGCATCCCCGACCGTCGATGAGGAGCGCTCACAGGGCGAGGTCGCAGCGGCGACCCCTCCCCGGGCGACCACTCCCGGTGCCCCGCAGCGTGAGCCGGTCACCGCGCCGGCCGAGGACGTGCCCGACGACGTGGCCGACGAGCTCGACGAGCCGACCGGCGACGCGGCCGACGACCCCGACCCACTGGCGGCGCGGGCGCAGACGTTCCATGCACTGCTGACCTCGGACACCTCCGACCGTGATGCGCTCCTGGCCCAGCTGGCCGAGGAGCCCGCGGAACCCGACGCACCTGCAACCACCGCGGTCGACGAGGAGGTGTCCGCGCCGGCGACCTCGCTGACGGCGGTGTGGAAGGCCGACGACCCGGTCGCGTCCGATGACCAGACGGATGAGGCGGACGAGCCCGAGGAGGCGGCCACGCCGGCCGCCGGCTCAGCTCCCGCTCCTGCTCCTGCTCCCAGCAACGGACTCATCGACGGTGTCCCGTGGCTCAGGGGCGACTGGACCCCTCCGCCGGCCGAGGAGCGTCGTGCGCCGTCGTTCGAGACTCCGGCGCGGCCGGCCCCGCCGCCCGCTCCCGCCGCGAAGCAGCCGGAGCCGGCGGCCGAGGGACGCGAGCAGCAGACGCTCAACCGTGCCGACCTGCTCAAGGAGCTCGGGTCGGCTGGCATCGTCGGACCGAGCGTGCTCGCGGTCGACTGCCCGGCCGGGCACCCCACGCCTGCGCACGAGCCGACCTGCCGGCTGTGCGGCACGCCGGTGAGCGACAGCCAGGAGCCCCGCCAGATCCCGCGGCCCGCGCTGGGTGCGCTGGTGCTGGCCAACGGTGACCGCCTCGTGCTCGACAAGGACGCGGTCCTGGGCCGTGCGCCGTTCGAGCCGGAGGGGTCAACCGAACGCCCCCACCTGCTCCGCGTCGGCGAGTCCGGCGAGATCAGCCGCCAGCACGCCCGGATCACCCTCGACGGCTGGCACGTCATCGTGCGCGACCTGGGCACGGCCAACGGCACGACGCTGACCCTGCCCGGCGGCTCGCCGCAGCAGCTGCGGGCCCACGAGGACTACCAGCTCGAGAACGGCGCCGAGATCGGCATCGCCGACATCGTGACGCTGCGCTACGAGGTGAGGCCGTGA